The Carassius auratus strain Wakin chromosome 5, ASM336829v1, whole genome shotgun sequence genome includes a window with the following:
- the LOC113086959 gene encoding cytosolic phospholipase A2 gamma-like — MSAFNLQESEVRIKHSLNKDEEDFIVNRRKSIFTTVENLETHCSEDEVPNIALLGSGGGQRAMVGLLGSLVQLDKSGLLDCILYLSGVSGSAWCMASLYQEPDWSTKLDTVKDKIIRRLSGPGVSFTDKLAKLKKYYYEKDHFSLTDVWAVMVVTKYIKEIDEHTVSHQHDQHKKDPFPIYTVIDKQCKQCEERDPWFEISRLEAGYSLTGAFVETSSFGSKFDKGSKKNPQDEMDMLYLQALCGSALADGEEMVKFMWKQIKDFFDHLFPQIKTILEEMGKDPNDPPAEKYFQVLMDLVNMNLSVLNVIDPSDYDKSIRKKIEELAEGKRQLIFPEGKLDLTNKEAAKLYMERYTMDVCNYLSDWFSFWPFDACFSICRCMVQWIWGREYNFFHNVADEAVPPVLLEGETRDYMDAGVLLNSPYFSVLREERNIDLIISLDFSDGNPFMTLKQTADMCKKQKIPFPDVPMFSEKEKKYPNDFYVFKGTNTPTVIHIPLFNVFSCEGKLSTWRQKYRTFQCPYSAEMITGLMEVAGKNISNNRKKLLNLFRKNPVTYTT; from the exons ATGAGTGCATTCAATCTTCAGGAAAG TGAGGTGAGAATCAAACACTCATTGAATAAGGATGAGGAAGACTTTATAGTCAACAGGAGAAAATCTATTTTTACAACCGTGGAGAACCTTGAGACACACTGCAGTGAG GATGAAGTGCCAAACATTGCATTACTGGGTTCTGGAGGAGGACAAAGGGCCATGGTTGGTTTGCTGGGATCCCTGGTTCAGCTTGATAAATCGGGTCTTCTGGACTGCATCCTTTATCTGAGCGGAGTCTCTGGATCCGCCTG GTGCATGGCCTCCTTATACCAAGAACCAGACTGGTCCACCAAATTAGACACTGTGAAGGACAAAATCATCAGGAGACTGAGCGGTCCAGGAGTCAGCTTTACAGACAAACTGGCCAAACTGAAGAAATATTACTATGAGAAAGACCACTTCAGCTTGACTGACGTCTGGGCAGTGATGGTTGTAACAAAATACATCAAAGAG ATTGATGAACACACAGTCTCACATCAGCATGACCAGCACAAAAAAGACCCGTTTCCCATCTACACGGTGATCGACAAGCAATGCAAACAGTGTGAGGAAAGAG ACCCCTGGTTTGAGATCAGTCGACTTGAAGCGGGTTATTCTCTCACTGGAGCGTTTGTGGAAACATCCAGCTTCGGCAGCAAGTTTGACAAAGGCTCAAAGAAAAACCCTCAGGATGAAATGGACATGCTGTACCTGCAAG CTCTGTGCGGCAGCGCTTTAGCTGATGGAGAGGAGATGGTTAAATTCATGTGGAAACAAATAAAAG AtttttttgatcatttatttcctcaaattaaaacaattcttGAGGAAATGGGGAAAG ACCCAAATGACCCACCTGCAGAAAAGTATTTCCAGGTGCTCATGGATCTTGTGAACATGAATCTCTCTGTTTTGAATGTTATTGATCCTTCTGATTATGACAAATCCATCAGAAAAAAAATCGAAG agctcGCTGAAGGCAAACGTCAGCTGATTTTTCCAGAAGGAAAACTGGATCTCACTAATAAAGAGGCAGCAAAACTGTATATGGAACGGTACACCATGGACGTGTGCAACTATTTGAGTGATTGGTTCAGTTTCTGGCCATTCG ATGCTTGCTTCAGCATTTGTAGATGCATGGTTCAGTGGATTTGGGGCAGGGAATATAACTTTTTCCATAATGTGGCAG ATGAAGCAGTGCCTCCTGTTCTTCTGGAAGGTGAGACGAGAGACTATATGGACGCCGGAGTGTTGCTGAACTCACCCTACTTCTCAGTGCTGAGAGAAGAAAGAAACATTGATCTCATCATTTCCCTGGATTTCAGTGATGGCAATCCTTTCATG ACATTGAAACAAACTGCTGATATGTGCAAGAAACAAAAGATCCCTTTCCCGGATGTTCCAATgttttctgaaaaagaaaaaaaatacccaAATGACTTCTATGTGTTCAAAGGCACAAACACTCCAACCGTGATTCACATCCCTCTGTTTAATGTGTTCAGCTGTGAAGGCAAGTTGTCTA CCTGGAGGCAGAAATATCGTACCTTTCAATGTCCTTACAGCGCTGAGATGATCACTGGTCTTATGGAGGTCGCTGGAAAAAACATCTCAAACAACAGAAAGAAACTGCTGAACTTGTTTCGTAAAAATCCAGTCACTTACACAACTTAA